The sequence GCCGTCGTGCGACTGTCGACAAAGAAGAGCCCCGCCTCCTTCATCGCCGCCAGCACCACTTCCATCCCCTCCCGGTATTCGGTAAACCGCGACCCCATGTGGTTGTTCCCCCCCACGGCATAGGGAACCCGCTCGACAAAATCCTGGAAACGTTGCCGGATCTCCTCAGGTGACTGGCCGAGCAGCAAGGCGTCATCGCCCGGATTGATGGCCGGATAGCTCTGGGGTTCCATGGGGATATGGATCATCACCTCGCGCCCCTTCCGGTGGGCAAGGGTCGCCACCTGGGCCGCGTAGGCCTCGCCGGGGAGGATGGCGAAGGTCACCGGCAGATCGATGGCGAGCAGGGCCCTGGCGGTTTCGAGATCACGCCCCAGATCGTCCATGATGATCGCCGCGCGCGCCCGAACCTTGGTTGGACGCACGGGCGAGGGAGTCGCCGGCGGGCGAAAATGCAGCAGATAAACCTTCGTCTCACCGAGATAGATGTGCAGATCCCCCTCGGCCGCAAGAGCTTCCAAACGGAGGTCGGCGGCAAGGCTGGACAGCTGCCGGGAAAACTCGTCGCGCAGTGCCTCGGGGGGGAGCGCGCCTTGCACTTCGTAGCGGGCGAGGTCGCCCGATCGGCTGATGTCCACCTGGGACAGGGAGATCCCACTGCGCAGCAGCAGGCTTTCAACCTCCACCCGGACATCTTCGATAAGTGTCGCCCGCGGTGACGCCGGAGGCACCGCCCTTTCGGCCGCCGGAGGCAACGGTGCCGGCAGCGGAGGGGGCACTCTCTGTCGCAGATGAGGGAGAGCGATCAGGCTGGCGAGCAGGAAGCCGAGCAGGAACAGGGCGGCAAGGAGAACCTTGAGACGAGGACCCTTTTCCGGCTTGCCGGCCTTACCGCGTTTGCCGGGTTTCTGACTTCGGGGTTTCTTTTGGGAGGACATGCGTCAGGTCGGGATGAGGGGGGGATGAAGCCATCCCCCCGGATTGCAAACACAAGGGTGATCAGGCCGCCGGGCGCTCCAGACCTTTGAGAATCTCCCAGCCTTTGAGCAGATCGAGGGCACGAATCAACTGATAATCACCCAGCGCCTCCTCGTCGAGGGAGAATTTCTGCGCCGGCCCGGAAGGTCTCTCCTGCTCCGGCTTTCCGGGCGTCTCGAAATGGTTTTTGAGGTCCTTCTCGCGGAAGTGGCTGCCGTCAGCCTCCTCCTTGACCTCACCGGGGTGAACGACGATGTCGGGCGTAATGCCCTTGGCCTGGATCGAGGTGCCGTTCGGGGTGAAATAGCGAGCGGTGGTCAGACGCAACCCTGAATCGTCGCCGAGAGGGATGATGGTCTGCACCGATCCCTTGCCGAAGCTCTGGGTTCCCATGACCACCCCCCGTCGATGGTCCTGCAGAGCGCCGGCCACGATCTCCGCAGCGCTGGCACTGCCGCCGTTGATCAGAACCACCATGGGATAGAGGGGTTCGGTCCCTTTCTGGTGAGCAATGAACTTCATCTGGCTGCCTTCCTCACGCCCCTCGGTGTAGACGATCAGACCGCTTTCCAGGAAGGCGTCGGAAACTTTGACCGCCTGATCGAGCAGGCCGCCGGGATTGTTGCGCATGTCGAGAACCAGGCCCGAGAGGCGGCCGTCATTCTCCTTGCGCAAGCCCTCCAGGGCAGCATGCAGGTCATCGGCGGTCCGTTCCTGGAACTGGGTCACCCGAACGTAACCGAAGCCGTCCTCCAGGGTCCGCGCCTTGATGCTCCTGATTTTGATGAGCTCACGAACCAGGATGAACTCCCGGGGCTTGTCGAAGCTGTCCCGCATGATGGTGATGCTGACTTTGCTCCCCTTGGGGCCGCGCATCATCTTGACCGCTTCCATGATCCCCATATCCTTGGTGAATTTCTCTTCGATCTTGAGGATCTGGTCGCCGGCCTGCAACCCCTCCCGGTAGGCCGGAGTGTCTTCAATCGGTGAAACGATGGTCAAAATCCCGTCCTTGACGGTAATCTCAATGCCCACGCCGCCGAATTCGCCGCTCGTATCGATCTGCATCTCTTTGAACATTTCCGGAGGCATGAAGCCCGAATGCGGGTCCAGGGAGGCCAGCATGCCGTTGATGGCCCCATAAATGAGGTCTTTCATCGGGACTTCTTCGACATAGCTTTTGCCGACGATGGAAAGCACGTCGGTAAAAAGCTCGATATCCTGGTACGGGGGAGATGCCTCCGCCTGAACTACGCGGTTGACATGCCCCGTCGATATCCACCCCAGCAGAACAATGGCCAGCAGCAGAATCAGAATGCTGGACCGCTTTTTTCTGAACATCCGTTTTCCTCCGGAAATAATGAGACTATGTCAGCGCGGCTGCAGCCATGCCAGCGGATCGAGGGGAGTGCCGCCGCGCCTGATTTCGAAATAAACGCCCTTACTCCCTTCCAGGCCGGAATAGCCCAGAATGTCGCCCCCGGCCAGCAGGTCGCCGACCTTTTTGCTCAGCCGCGCCGCCTGTGCATAAAGGGAATAATAGCTGTCACCGTGGTCGATGATCAGCAGGTTGCCGTACCCCTTGAACCAGTTGGCAAAGAGGACCCGCCCCGGCCCAATGGCTCGGATAGGATTTTCGCCGGCAGCGGCGATCTCGATCCCGTGGCTGTCGTACATGGTCCCCAACTCGGGATGCCGTCCGGTACCGAAACCGATCCGGACGATGCCTTCGACCGGCCAGGGGAGCCGACCTTTGCGAGAGGCAAAAAACCCTGTTTTTTCACTATACTCCCGGGGCTTTTCCGATTCAAGCTTTTTGACCAGACCGGCCAGCCGGCCTGCCCTCTCGCGAAGCTCCGCCAGCGCCGCCGCCAGCGACTGGCGATCGCGGCGCACCTGCACAAGAAGCTCCTCCTTGAGGCGCAGCGCCTGGCGTGCTGTCTTCTGGTTTTCCGCCAGTGCGGCAACCCCTGCCTGCTGCTCCCGGCGCAGTATCGTCAACCGCGCCAGAGCCTTCTGCAGCTCATCCAACTGCTGCCGGTAGGTGGCCAGCAACTCCCGGTCGCGCCGCACGACCCTGCCGAGAAAATCGTAATCCTGCGCCATCTGTTCCGGCGAAGAGGGAGAGAAGAGAATCTTGACCAGACCCGTTTCGCCGGCTTTATAGAGCGCCGCCAGACGCCGGCGCACGTCGGCTTCGCTGGCAGCCGCAGCACGCCGGGCGCTTGCCGCAGCCACCTCCCTGTCGGCAATCTCCGACTCCATTGCCGCCAGACGCCGCTTCTGCCCTGCCAGTTGCGTCCCCAGGCGTGAAATCTCGGTTTCCACCGTCTGCAGGTCTTCAGCCAGCGAATGTTCAGCCGTCTGCTTCGCCTCGAGATTCCTCGCCGTCTGGGCAATCCGTTTCTGAATTTCTTCCAGTTTCCGGCGGCTTTCGTTCAGTTCAGAGGCCGCCGGTACGCCCGCGAGCAACAAAATGCAACTCCAGGTGATTGCCGTACCTCGTAAAAGGTGCCACAGAAATATCACGGGATCATATCCGCACGAGCTTGCGCAACGACAGCAGACTGCCGGCAAGACCGAGCAAGACGCCGGCGGCAATCAGCAGAAGCTGCCAGGACAGGGGCAGGAAGGTGACCCGCTCAACGCCTGAAGCGAGAAGCAGCGAGTTCAGCCCCTGCTGCAGGAAAAGCTGGAAGAGAGCGTAGGCACCGGCCACGGCGAGCCCACCCCCCAGAGCTCCCTGCAGCGCACCCTCAAGAAGAAAAGGCGCCTTGATGAACATCGGCGTGGCGCCGACCAGGGCCATGATTTCCAGCTCGTCGCGGCGGGCATAGAGGGTGAGCTTGATGGTATTGGCAACGATAAACAGGGCGGCAAACAGCAGAAACCCGCCGAGTATTGCCCCGGCCAGCCGTAGCAGGGAGACAAAGGCCTCGAAGCGCTCCAGCCACTCCTGTCCGTAACGCAGGTCCGACAAACCGGTATGCTGTCGCAAACGGGAGACGAGAGCCGAAACCCCCGCGCGGTTGCGGCTGCCTTCGTTGAGGGTAATTTCGAGGGAGGCGGGGAGGATGTCCGGGGCGACGCCTTCCAGGAGGTCGGCGTCATCCGCCAGTCGTTTCTTGAAGCGCTTCAGTGCCTCGGCGCTGGAGATGAACTCGACCTTCTCGACCTCCGGCAAGCCACGAATATCAGCGATCCATTGCCGCAGAAGCCTCTCCTCCGGCACGGTGTCGATAAAAGCCACCACCTGCACATCCTCGCTCCAGTGCCGGGTGAGTTTCTGCACGTTCAGCACGACGATGGCAAAGAAGGCAAGAATGGTAAGCGCAACGGCCACCGTCCCCACCGCGGCGCCGCAGAGCATGGGGCTTTGACGCATGTTGCGCAGGGCCCGAAACACAAAAAAACCGGATCGTTCGAACAAGTTCAATACCTCGCAGACACAGGTGAGGCCGCACTACACACGCCTCACCTTTTCAAGCACATCATGGGGTTCGATCGTCCACCAGGCGCCCCCCTTCGAGAACGATCAGCCGCCGCGGGAAACGGCGTATCATCTCCCGGTCGTGGGTCGCCAGCAGGACGGTGGTTCCCCGGGCGTTGGCCCCCCGAAAGAGTTCGAGTATCTCTACCGTCACTTCGGGGTCGAGGTTGCCGGTTGGTTCATCGGCCAGCAACACGAGGGGATCGACCACCAGTGCACGGGCAATCGCCACCCGCTGTTGCTCCCCGCCGGAAAGCTCGAGCGGATAGCGCTGAAGTTTGTGCTCCAGACCGACCTGTTTAATCGACTGGTAGACCTTTTTGCTGATTTCGTATCGTTTTCTCCCCTGGATCTCCAGGGGGAAGGCGACGTTCTCGAAAACCGTACGGGAAGTCAGCAGCTTGAAGTCCTGAAATACCACTCCCATTCGGCGGCGCAGCAGAGAAATTCGGGCGGGGCTCATGCGGGTCAGGTTCTGCCCGTCAATCAGGATCTGTCCCCGGTTCGACTTCTCAGCACCGTAGAGCAGCTTGAGCAGGGTCGACTTGCCGGCCCCGGAAGGTCCGGTGATGTAGACGAATTCCCCTTTCGAAATCTTCAGGGTGATGTCATCGAGCGCAGCGGAATCTTTCTGATAGGCTCTGCCTACGTTGTAGATCTGGATCATCTTCTGGCTACCATTCGTAGAAAGTCCTTCCAAGCAGTCCCGCCAGCTTTCTGCCGCTGCCTACCTCGAAGAATTTCATATCACATCGCCAGTGAAAATTGAATGAAAAAGGGCACCGAAACCCTTGAAGGCTATCCTTCAGCCCCTCAGTATGAGGAGACGAAAAAAGGCGACCCGAGCTGGATCGCCTTTTTCATCGTATATGGCGGGGCTGACGGGACTCGAACCCGCGACCTCCGGCGTGACAGGCCGGCGTTGTAACCGACTCTACTACAGCCCCCTATCTCATGGCGTGCTTTGCGCTGCTTGTTAATGGTGGGCGAAACAGGGCTCGAACCTGTGACCCTCGGCTTGTAAGGCCGATGCTCTCCCAGCTGAGCTATTCGCCCGGATTGAATGGCGGGGCTGACGGGACTCGAACCCGCGACCTCCGGCGTGACAGGCCGGCGTTGTAACCGACTCTACTACAGCCCCGCATGGGACAAGACAGAAAATAGGAAACAGAAAATAGGTGTCGCGGAGGGGGCGGAGGCGGCTATTTTCCGTTTCCTATTTTCTTTTAGACCACTGTGCTCGGACAGCGGTTACAGCGACTACTGAACAGAATCCTTCAGGGCCTTGCCGGCCTTGAACTTGGGTGACTTGGCAGCAGCGATTTTGATCTGCGCGCCGGTCTGGGGGTTCTTGCCGGTGCGGGCTGCACGCTCGCCAACGCTGAAGGTGCCAAACCCGACCAGGGCCACTTTCTCACCGGCCTTCATGGCTTCAGTCACGGCATCGATGAATGCTTTGAGGGCCTTTTCGGAATCGGTTTTGCTGAGCCCCGCCTTCTCTGCCATCGCATTAACGAGATCCGCCTTCGTCACAACATACCTCCACGTTATTAAGGATTATTAAAGCCCTGCCGAAAACGCGTTATATATATCGAATTACCCGGAGGGTGTCAAGAGAATATTTGTTGGAAAGCTAGTGCCGGACCGCTTCTTCGGCTCCGGCGGCGTAATCCTCCCCCGCAGGAATGGCTGGCAGCGGCACGGTTTCCGCCAGCGCCTCGGCGAGTACCTGGTCCATGTGCTCGGCCGGGATCACCTGCAAGGATTTCAGTATCTGGGGCGGAACTTCCTCAAGGTTCTTTTCGTTCTCCTGCGGAATCACCACGCGGGTAATGCCGGCACGCTTTGCCGCCAGGAGTTTTTCCTTGAGCCCGCCGATCGGCAGCACGCGGCCGCGCAGAGTGATTTCTCCGGTCATAGCCAGATCACGATTTACACTGCGTCCGGTCAGCGCCGAGGCGAGTGCAGTGGCCATGGTGATGCCGGCGGAAGGGCCATCCTTGGGAATTGCGCCCTCCGGGACATGGATGTGAATGTCCAGCTTGTGATAGAAGTCCTTTTCCAGCCCCAGCTCCCGCCAGCGGGAACGCACGTAGCTCATGGCGGCCTGCGCTGATTCGCGCATGACTTCCCCCAGCTTGCCGGTAACGGTAAGTTTTCCCTGGCCGGGAAGAACCGTTGTCTCAATGACCAGCAACTCTCCCCCTACCTCAGTCCAGGCCAGACCGGTGGCCAAACCGACCCGGTCTTCCTCCTCTTTGACACCGTAGCTGTAACGGGGGACACCAAGGTATTTCCTGACCTGCGGGGCACCGATCGTAAAGCGTTTCTTCTTATCCCTGGATTTGACCAGCTCTCGGGCGATCTTGCGGCAGATGTTGGCAATTTCCCGCTCCAGACTGCGCACCCCCGCTTC comes from Desulfuromonadales bacterium and encodes:
- a CDS encoding peptidoglycan DD-metalloendopeptidase family protein; this encodes MLLAGVPAASELNESRRKLEEIQKRIAQTARNLEAKQTAEHSLAEDLQTVETEISRLGTQLAGQKRRLAAMESEIADREVAAASARRAAAASEADVRRRLAALYKAGETGLVKILFSPSSPEQMAQDYDFLGRVVRRDRELLATYRQQLDELQKALARLTILRREQQAGVAALAENQKTARQALRLKEELLVQVRRDRQSLAAALAELRERAGRLAGLVKKLESEKPREYSEKTGFFASRKGRLPWPVEGIVRIGFGTGRHPELGTMYDSHGIEIAAAGENPIRAIGPGRVLFANWFKGYGNLLIIDHGDSYYSLYAQAARLSKKVGDLLAGGDILGYSGLEGSKGVYFEIRRGGTPLDPLAWLQPR
- the ftsE gene encoding cell division ATP-binding protein FtsE translates to MIQIYNVGRAYQKDSAALDDITLKISKGEFVYITGPSGAGKSTLLKLLYGAEKSNRGQILIDGQNLTRMSPARISLLRRRMGVVFQDFKLLTSRTVFENVAFPLEIQGRKRYEISKKVYQSIKQVGLEHKLQRYPLELSGGEQQRVAIARALVVDPLVLLADEPTGNLDPEVTVEILELFRGANARGTTVLLATHDREMIRRFPRRLIVLEGGRLVDDRTP
- a CDS encoding HU family DNA-binding protein, with the translated sequence MTKADLVNAMAEKAGLSKTDSEKALKAFIDAVTEAMKAGEKVALVGFGTFSVGERAARTGKNPQTGAQIKIAAAKSPKFKAGKALKDSVQ
- a CDS encoding S41 family peptidase produces the protein MFRKKRSSILILLLAIVLLGWISTGHVNRVVQAEASPPYQDIELFTDVLSIVGKSYVEEVPMKDLIYGAINGMLASLDPHSGFMPPEMFKEMQIDTSGEFGGVGIEITVKDGILTIVSPIEDTPAYREGLQAGDQILKIEEKFTKDMGIMEAVKMMRGPKGSKVSITIMRDSFDKPREFILVRELIKIRSIKARTLEDGFGYVRVTQFQERTADDLHAALEGLRKENDGRLSGLVLDMRNNPGGLLDQAVKVSDAFLESGLIVYTEGREEGSQMKFIAHQKGTEPLYPMVVLINGGSASAAEIVAGALQDHRRGVVMGTQSFGKGSVQTIIPLGDDSGLRLTTARYFTPNGTSIQAKGITPDIVVHPGEVKEEADGSHFREKDLKNHFETPGKPEQERPSGPAQKFSLDEEALGDYQLIRALDLLKGWEILKGLERPAA
- a CDS encoding divergent polysaccharide deacetylase family protein, producing MSSQKKPRSQKPGKRGKAGKPEKGPRLKVLLAALFLLGFLLASLIALPHLRQRVPPPLPAPLPPAAERAVPPASPRATLIEDVRVEVESLLLRSGISLSQVDISRSGDLARYEVQGALPPEALRDEFSRQLSSLAADLRLEALAAEGDLHIYLGETKVYLLHFRPPATPSPVRPTKVRARAAIIMDDLGRDLETARALLAIDLPVTFAILPGEAYAAQVATLAHRKGREVMIHIPMEPQSYPAINPGDDALLLGQSPEEIRQRFQDFVERVPYAVGGNNHMGSRFTEYREGMEVVLAAMKEAGLFFVDSRTTA
- the ftsX gene encoding permease-like cell division protein FtsX, coding for MFERSGFFVFRALRNMRQSPMLCGAAVGTVAVALTILAFFAIVVLNVQKLTRHWSEDVQVVAFIDTVPEERLLRQWIADIRGLPEVEKVEFISSAEALKRFKKRLADDADLLEGVAPDILPASLEITLNEGSRNRAGVSALVSRLRQHTGLSDLRYGQEWLERFEAFVSLLRLAGAILGGFLLFAALFIVANTIKLTLYARRDELEIMALVGATPMFIKAPFLLEGALQGALGGGLAVAGAYALFQLFLQQGLNSLLLASGVERVTFLPLSWQLLLIAAGVLLGLAGSLLSLRKLVRI